The region TCCAACATCTGCAGGGTCTCTCAGGGCAACCATCTTTTAGGAATCTTTTACCTTTTAAATTATCAACTGGatactttgaatatatttaaatattttatattagagaTAGTAGATTACATAGATAATTACGTAATCTCATAATTTTTCCCTATTTTAACTGTAGCTTCTTTTTACAACGGGAAAAGTCGGTAATCTGCAAAATTGTCtagattattattagattattaatatattcatttatataaatgtatcaaTAGTCACAATACCTAAATTAAGGTTTCAGTagtttcattattaaaatatgcaGTGCAAGGGAAAAAGTAAAGGTCATTTTCCAATGACCTTGAGTAGGCACTTGAATTAGTACATATTATAGCACACctccattaaaaaaaagaagtatcaAAGAATATTGACAGGAAAAGGTATACAAATTCCTACAGGAAGCAATTTATGCAACGGAAATTTTTCTTGCATAGCAGTGATGTAATGGTCCGTTTCGGTTTCCGCTCAAGAGGATACAAAAATCTGCAACATCTTCATAATCTAACGGTGAATTCTGTCGATCGTAGGCTTTTCCACCAACACGAAGTATGCGCAACGCAATTTTGCTGAAATTCAATGGCCCGTTAGAGAGGCATAGGCAGACTTCTTGGAAATTCGCCGAGCGAATCAGAGCGACGGAGCAGAAACTGGAATCGCCGCGATTCCATCGAGATTCTCGGGTTTCAACGTTCGATCTAGAGTCTAGACGATACGATGGAATGcgtgataaaaaaatattcagaagGATATTCACCCTAACGTCTTATTTTAAGTTATCGAGCCGATTAGATAGTCATTGAAAAAGTAATTGGACTAGGTGAGGTAATCAATTGGCTGATTGAAAATGGCTCGATTATCCGAAAAGCGATTAAGTTCGCTGAGTACAGGATATAGTTAATAACTATTTAGTTATGCTTTCTTTtcaattacttattattattacagacCGAGAATATAGTAGAGAAAAAGTGGGTTAATTGACGTGCCATTTTATGATTGAGAGAGCGCTACTGGTTTAgggataaatataaatcctTGTTACTTAGTTTCgatctaaattattttactttttatcatttaatacaatctctttatattttttcatagaaattgacaTGATAGCGTTTGGATTCCTTGAATTGAAGGTTTAAGAAATGACACTTacctaataaaaatatcctttctacatattttaaaataaatataaaatttgataaggTAGTGATTACTTCTATAGTAAACATCTATAAACTTGTCAGAGAAGACTGAACTAAATACATTCATGAGAACTAATGCAATATTCAATGTATAATTCTCAGTAGGTCaagagtaaaaaaatatatatttgcaaaatttatttacactaAAAAATGGTATAATAGAaagatatatacaataattatacactgagaatattatattacaaaacagTAGTTTTCTGTTTTAGAgttagcaaatatttttttgatacaCGATTGTGTAAATGTTTTAGAGTCATTAAATCATTCTCTAAGGTGTCATTTTGCTGTTCAAAATAAGTTATCAATTTTTCTAGCATTGTTGTTGCTTCTAGGTGGTTGACATCTATTTCTTTTTGATGACATCTATCAATAAAAGAGTCTTGGATGTCATCTTCATTTTGAGTGGATAAACGCGCACTCACAATATCATCTTCTGATAATAATCGATCTGAGTTGTCATTAGTGACAGTATCCTCCAGTAAACTTTGACTACAAAGGGTCAGTTTTATACCATGTCGGGCTTTCCATCTTCCTAACCACCCTACACTTGCTGTGAAAGTAGGATCACCACCTAACTTTTTATTAAGACTCAGAGCTTTTCTTCTAAGGATAGGTCCTGACATAGGAATACCATTTTCAAGTTCTTGAATATACCACATATACAGTGCATCATCCAGTGTTACATTCTTTGCTTTTTTAATTGTTCCTCTGTTGCCTAAGCTATCCCTAGAAACCATCTTGGCACAAAAATCTTCAATCtcctttctgttttttttccAATCAGAAACAGTAGATATTCCTACTCCTAAATCAATAGCAATACTTCTTAATGGCTCACCTTTATCAATCCTGTACAAAGCTTTCAACTTCTTTGCTATGGTTACAGtcacttttttccttttacctGACATGTCTGTAAATGTCACATATCAAAGAAACACAGtacaattcaaataaaaacaattgttAAGTTTAAATACTATTGACCTACTTGTAGCATTCCTACTTGCAGCATATTGATTAATCACACTAGCAGTgcgatatttatattgaaGAATCACTCTGTTGGATCAACTATGAATACAATTAATTAGAAGAAATGagcttttaatttatatttcaagagggatttataattgaaattaataaatctgaaaatttttgttagcAAGTGATTTTTGCTAAAGAGTATTCgtagttttaaaataattaatgaaagagTAAACAAATTATATGAGTAacaaaaaatggaataaattcgttccaaatatttaaacaattggATGGTATattcttctatatatatatatatatatatgtatatattcttacaattgtccataaatattaaaattgtattttattaattaataaaccgCTAACTTATAGGTTATGTCACCTAACCTCGTTCCAACTACTCGAACGtgtcaataaaaatcaaagcAATTGAAGTAGCTATTTTAAAACTTTAACTCACTTTctgttctctctttcttttctaattcttgAACAACTTTCActttaacgaaatttaattatttttacaacacTGTTATATTTGAATTCCCACTCTAAACGTTATTTAACCAACTGGAAGGGAAAGAACATGTAGAGACACTCCCAACTCTGCCACCAGATGGCTACCTACACTTTCGTACTATGCCGACGTACAACACTTTCTCGCTAGTACtttctcttctatttatcagtaattgtaaatatgtatcatTTCTTAACTTTCTTATCAGGGTGTCTATGGCATGGGCACATGCTTTCTAAGTTAACGTAACTGATGAGTCCTCTGGCCTTAGCAGATTCTTATGAAATACACTTTTCTCCTCTCCCTTCCATCTCTTCTTCTATCCTTCTATCTCTCTTTATTCAAGATACTATGATTTACTTACAAACATTTCATTCACAACGTCTTTTATtccttaataaaaaaatattaaagacatTGCACATAAAAGACTCTACATAAAATACCCTGCACATAAATAGTAACTCTACTTTAAATGGCTCTTCATCAATAAAATGGGAAGACACCCTATATCGGAGCGTCGACAGCTTCTGTTCGATAAGGCAGCTCATTGAAATTCATATCGAAACGCGTCTGGATAATTCTAGTCCATTGTATTCGTATACCAGCGACGTAAATTCTTCGGTGAATTCGTGCCTCTAACTCGAGAATGAAAGGTGGCCTAATGTGGCACGTGGGAGTTTACGCGATAGTTACAAAAGGGACCGCAAGCCACGTTGTTGCGTAGATCAGAAACGCGAGTCACAGTGATGTTCTCGACTAAATGATGCACGTATGCccattttctatgaaataacACGTTCCGTTCGGCCACATTCTCGATAATACACAGGTAGACCGATCTGCAAGTTGTAATATACCGTATACAGCGTGGGATGTAGGAAACATAGCGGATAAGTGGAAAATTTCCAGAGATactaaaatatgtattttagcATAGCGggtgaaacaaaaattgttatacaTTGTCTAAAATGTTTCTTTGCAATTTAGTTGAGGTTAGGTGAAATAATATGGTCTGTTAAACTGAAACGagataaactaaaaaattcaatcaatTGGTTAATGGATATAGAGTTTTGTGATAAGGTTCGTCAATCTTTTGATCCTAAAGACAGCCAGTGAAGAATTCGCGCGAACAATTTGTGAAACATTGGTTTATCTTTTTCCTCATCTCTCGAGATCGAGAACACAGATAATTACGCAATGTAACAAGTTGCCCAATCTGTTCCGTGAAagttataatttaacaattaacgTCCGCAGGAAACCGAATGACTCACTAACGTCTTGCAATTAAGGGTGATCCTTGAACAAACTTTTCGAAAGATAAGTTGTTATTAATTCAACCTATGgaattgaaaatgtaatatggctctttcttttatttgattgTAAATGTCAATGACATTGTGTGGAAGAtcatgtataattattattctctttCCATAATTATCGTAATAAGTATTTTCCCGTGGTTAACAGCGAGGTAGTTGTTTCTTAACTGAGCAAGAACTCGAACAGTTTGTTACAAATGGGTCATTGTGTAAACGTTATGACTGTACTGTGAGGtgcaattttttatgaaaaggGTTTCAAATGTTGCAAAAATATAGCGCGGTTCATTTCAGCTTCGAATtgacgaatttttaaatttttaagtattcaaattatagaatttttaaattttaaccactgacattttttaattaaaaaaattttatgttcCCAAATGTTTGAATTTGCAAATTTCTGATTATCCGACATTTAGAATCTAAATTTTGAGATTCTCAAGTTTCTAGATATCCAAATgttggaattttcaaattttcaaatactgaaatttttagaattttcagaTCCctgaataatcaaatattagggtacttaaattttttaatttttggatTCCCAAGTTcttggattttttaaattgtgtaCGGTGCACGTATCACAATTGGCGATGATTCAAGCAAGAGGGACGAAGTAAACCGGAAAGAATCTTCCATTGCACTTGGTCAGACATCGTGATGGCATTCCTATTGAGCTTGCGGCGTGTAATGACGccgtgaaattgaaattaaatgtcGGCAACATGTGTAAACTTCTGAGAAACCAGTGATGTCATCTGGATTAACGAACTACCAAGCGGCTAAATAAATTACAGCTCGTTCGCGATGGAACATTTCgcaattatgtaaatattagcTGCACTCGTATTGCTTGCTCTAATCTACGCGGAAAACTGTCGGTATTATGAACGCAAGCTGCGAAATAATTGTATCTTAACTgccttaaataaaaatgataggGATAGAACTAATCGTCTTATAATCAAGATTAGTGATCTCGCTAATTAGCTATGATGTAAACgacgaaaataaattccagccatataatttcaaaacagTTATGCAAACTAGAGTAATCAAATTGCATTTTATCCCAACTGTTGGCTTATCAGTAAATATGATTCAGttgtagtaacatataacgagaTTGGGACCATAAAAGTTATTTCAAGAAGTgatatcatatttaaattaaaatcgaattaCGTCAAACAACGTGTTTGTTTCTTACGTGAGCGGAAAGAAACTTACAAAAGACTGTCAACATTGagttcaaaaaattattatcctATTAGATAAAACATTGAATTTAGTTAGAGATTATGAGATTCGTTTCTTCTGAGAACAGTTTTTAGCAATACTCTGTAATTTTCGTGCGTATTGTGTATTTGGTGTCTTACGTTCATTCACATAGTAACATCATTGTTCTACTTCCTTTAATAAAGAAACACTTCCGGTAAGGAACTGTTATACGGAACAAGTGAATGAAGGGCTCGCTTATGGTATATCGTAAAGATTATATTACTTCCTGctcgttaaattttttttctgcGGAACTCCGATTCTTTCACAAGATATTACTGTATAGTAAAAGAagaattacatacatataattattatatatatatttaatttagcatagaatatttaaaaaattatatttgtaatcgtATGCATCCGCAAGGAAAAAAAGCTGCATTCCTAGCTTCATACTGTATTTAAATCCCTGGAAATGACATTGAGTTGACTATAAACTCCAATTATACTCATATTACTCATTTTATCACACAACTCTTCAATCTAGTATAAGATAAACATACACTGATTCGATCacctagaaatattttttaaaacaactGATTTCAAGTGAAAACAACATATAGATGGCTCTCATACTACTACGAATAACTTACAAAAATTATCCTACAACTTCTCATCTACATCTAACATCTAATTATCATACATCTAATTATCCTACATCTAACATGATGTAGATATACAATGTCTAGGgactttatttttcaaaacaaCTAATCTCAAATGTGGAAACAACTTACATGTTCTATTCATACCACTACAAATAAGTTAGAAAAAGATTGAATGCTGGAATATTCCATCAGATAACCTACATAACGATCCTGAACTACTAAATTCACGGTCAAAATGGTAGACGGCTACAAACAAGTGCCATTGAAAAGTATAGGGTTGCAGGAGCGGATCGTTGTCGTTGGTAATGTCAGTTGGTGGCCAAATATAGACATGTCGTCATATCGTTTGAACTTGGTACAGCTTGCCACATTCTATATTTCGTCTCCCTTGGTTGCGAGCGCGTGTGTAATATATCAGATGAATATTTGCTAGATTTAAGTTATCAGTGTCAATAGTGTGTTGGTATCTCTTTTCGAGGTGAGTCAGGACGAGTCTCGATAATAATACGGTTCAGATTTCACCTGGTCTTCTTTGCCACGGTCTTCTCTGCCCCATCGTTGCGTACGACGCATTTCCGGGGCAATTTCGTACTTCCTGGCAGCGATCGACCATCTTCCAAGTTCGTCGAACGCTTCATCTTCGATtcattcttcgttttcttcatTGAGTCattcgattttttattttaaggtTATTTTCGGTAATATATCTTTTGTTGTTGAATTgggaaatttgtataaataaaaatatcaaaggaAGCTTGAAAGGTCATGTCAATAATTCAAAGTTTaattacttatttaaaaaaccCTTTTAAGAGTTTTCGATTATTCTTGGTCTAGATAGTTTATGTTTCCTTAACTGATAAATGGACAAGGTTGGTACAATGTACGAATTATTGCGTATGAAGAAGTATAAATAATCttcgtaatataaaaaatatgtaatcgattacctttttcaattttgagaTAAAAAATTGCTTTCTTATACATCTTATATCTAGAACCAATATCGAAAAGTCATTGATTCTTATCTATAGACGTTGCTGCAAATCATTGAGGTGTTTGTGTAGCTGTGCCGAGGTGCATGTAGCGTGCTTCCGGGCGAATCTCGAACTTCCTATTTGCTGTCCGAATAAACGAGCTTATACACTGGCTATTTCAGTCGAAGCTGAACGATGAAATCTAAagcaaatgaaaattgacgTTGTAAACATCaagaaggaaataattaaGCTCCTAGATTAATCTAGTAGCTTTTATAGATTTCCTTCTAGAATTTGTAAGTACAATTAATCCTGGCGATGCATAGGAAATTAGTGGGTTCACCTTGGATTTCGTTTTACTTTCTATTATGCCTCGTATGGAAGGTTAATTGAAAGTAAATGGAAACTAagcgaatataaataaatgtttccatgaaataatatactataagTATCATATGTACTAGCATCTGGCGTAACGTTCACGTCgcgaaataacgaaatataatttttgttatgtttatggaaaaattcaataagtttgaatatttgaaacataaaaagaTAGAAGCACTGAATAATTATAGACATTCAGAATTGGATGAATAAATGGTGTGCGCCAGTAAATAGTTAACAGCCATGTGGCGCTAGTGTCGCGTCACCAGTCTTCATAATATCAACGAAgttccaaatattttcgtatggctgtgtatcttatttttttctctatcAAATATGTTGAGTATCGGCGttatcaaaaaaagaaagaagtagTAGTGACATGGATTTATAAGTCATAACGTCATCGTCACTTCTATCAGATAATCGCCAGAACAAGTCACACAAGGCAAGGCGTTTGCCATGTAATAATGATATTCGATATTGGTAATCGAAATttgtatcaaaaataaattatcgcgATATTTGAAAAGCTATTTTATGAAATGACTCACTTCAacgtatgaattttatttcatacagcttatattttatattatttatttcacatgaatgaattttgaaaatactaTTAAATGTTGATAGCCGCAAAGTATGTATATCGATTGGACTCGACAAAAGTTGAGGATATCTGTAAATGTTGACTTACTAGTAATACGTGTTGACAAATGTTTAAAAGCTGATGATGTTGAAAGATGTTAACAAGCCTAAATGTTGACCAACGTTAAAGCTGATGACAGATATCGAAGACATAAATGCATGTTGACATTGTTGGTGGATGTTGACAGATTccctaataatattaaaaatttaacaagtaAAAGCACCAAATTCatgataatatttcaaagttaCTGCTATTTCACACGATTGAAACTAGACAATCAAACAATTCGTTCTTTTCAGTGTATTTATCGAGTTTTAGAAACGATCTCTCATTTCTTGTCACAGTGAAGAACATTTCAACAATTCTTTATGTTTGAAGACGTTACATCACTGGATGACGATATGCTAATgccataaaaatttatttatcgtacgTGTTTCTAGCTCGTGACATCAGACCTTCGACTAGACTTAAATGGCTGTACAGCaagcattaaatttaatttggcAGATGTTCACTCTATAAAAactacaaatttttgtaacaattttGCAATTCATTTTCGATCGAACCATACTTTTCTACCGCATAGAGAATAATATCGcatctatttaaattttggGAGAATTAAAATCTTAAACTATTcttaaactattaaaaatttgtttcacggCCGAAACCAAAGAGAAACTCACACGCGAAAGTTTGAATTAACAAGTTATGAATTACACCCTCTAAtactttcttaaaaaattatcgtcTCTTGTATCACGGTCATACAACGTAcgtttaatttatgtaaattcattcTAACGTACACATTACATAGCCCGCGTCCCTATGAAAACGTCACGGTTCGTGCTCGACTGCATAATTGCATCGCACGATCATCTAATCAACTCGAAAACGATGCATGCTTAATCATGCTACGAGcaaattatgatttatttgaatttgtaaacatattttattcaagtataattgtattattctattattatcgaCTATTATCATTTTTAGTTTACTTGCTATTTTAATCTTAGTTTCCACGGAAGTTACTataatgatacaatttttctgtCCTCTCgcattttcctttctttcttctttttttaaaatcagATTACCTATTTCACCCATCAGTACCATTCAATCGACCGAATTCTAAATTACCTTTATTTAACAATTGCCAAATTTAAAAGagtactattattattaacacaaactttaattttatatataaatttacatatattcgaTTACAATCAATAACTTAATTGCTACGCCATTGGTAGGTACATTCCCGTTCAAAAgaacatatatacgtataatatctGGCCACTTGCTTTTGACAGATAATATATCACGAAACTTTACAATTGCAAAACAAgtaacgataaaaatttacgTATTGTTATTGTAAGTCGATCATGTCGCATACattcttaaaagaaaattgtgcTCTATACTCATATACTCATTgttaacgttattatataaaagaacgGACACAAAATGTTCGCGATACGCGATAAGAGTCCTGGCAGTTAAAGTGGTCTTGAGTTAACAGCTGAATCAGTTCGGTGTCGCCATTCGTAGACGTCCAATCGTTCTTCATTCGTCGTCTCCTCGTTTCGATATTGAGTCGTGATTTTCGTCAATTTTTCATGATATTGACTTTGGTGAAAGAAGTCATGAAAGCAGACCAGTGGATCAACGAccattgaaaaatgaaagggACAACCGTGTCAGGCAATTATCATTATGGTACGTTGAATTTAACCagttgtaatttaatttgtgaATCAATAGATCGTAAAACGTGGATAAAGGATCACATTTGAGTTTCTAACGAAGTTCTTGATTAGAGGCCATTGAATAGGATTAGGCGTTGATAGGTTAAAATCTCTGTATCTTTTTATCGAAAGGGATTATGGGTGTGGTAGTCTTTTCATGGTAGAAGAACGATTTGGAAACTGCCATATCTACGTAAGTTTATCTTAACAGATAGATTATCTATCGAAATCCTGCTACGCATTCCATGTAATTAGAGCTCGATGAATGTCGTTTACTATTTAGCTGTTCGTCGGCTAAGCTCGTACGATTTAATCGACCCGTGTTTTCTATCGGGATTCGCtgtttttttttgtgtttaaacaacttttaagcttatttttaaatatagaagtTTGATTTGTTTGATGTAATTTGAGGGCATTTATAGGATTTAATAACTGATTTGGTTAGGTTGAATTAGAGATGAATCATGCCGGAAAAggttaaatatctttaaaattagtattagaaattaaaagtttttttaaaaagtagcCCTAAAGTATTCAaatgtatgtattaaaaataatatttgtattagttacattttatttcagctctaaatacatacatttgtTTTGTACAATTCTATTACAGTGAAATCCATCATGGCTGCTTTTTAACCTTACATTACCGAACACGTAAAATTCTATAGTCTATCCCTAGATTCTACACAAACTACTTTAAATTCTTCTATAGTCATCCTGGTTGGTTCAGTATCTCTTCGTTACCGAAGTACTTATTGTATAAGTACTGaacaatttttgcaaaaattattacgTTCAATTCTCAATCTAATTTCCTAGGAAAATCATAATATCAtgcattatatgtattttagtTCGGACAGGTTTTGAAGTAAGGTTTGCTGAAAACTACGAGGAACGTATGCAAGTAGTTGTGTTTGCAGACGTTACGCTCGAAGAATCCGCAAGCGTATATACGCGCGTGCGTTACAATCGCGTTACATGGTTTCCAACGGCTTAGAAAAGCGACGAACAGCTTCAGACAGAGACAGAGTTTAAGCATTTTAATCAAATCTACGATGTTACCTGCTTGTCATTGCCCTCTCGGTTCGCACGTAGCCGTCTATTGGCACGCTTTTCAGTGCGAACGCGAACTAACCACTGAGGTTGCTGTTTCTCCTCATTGGCgtatatatttcacatttttcttctctcgaaTATCTACATCTTTTGTTGTTTTCTCTTGTTGTTTAGAATAGTAAAAAATTCCTTACAATTAGGTTCTTGCgagaaaaaatactttttcaaaacatagatattatttaagattaaattagTAGATATTTTAGATTAAGTTTCAACGAAAGAACGTAAGTTGTTTGATTtacatttaaacaaaaagttcGTCTTTAAGACGTTGTTCAACTATAATTAAGTAGAGATTTTAAGTTAGCTTTAAACGACACAGCATAGGTTTCGTTTCATTCACATtcgaataaaaagtttctctaACTATATATCctgtgaaacaaaaatatttttcaaggtAACAttgatgttaattaatttcatggaTATTTTAGGTTAGGTTCCAAGTGTTTCAAAGTAGATTAAATGTGGTTTGCATTTCAAGGACTATGTGTATACTTATTTAACAGGATGTATGAAAGTTAAGAGGTTAAATTTTACTAGTGACTCATACTAATGAAGTTATGATGAATATATACtgtatatcatattataaacatataatgtgtatcatttatattttatatcgccCTTACTatctttaaaacaatatattccGATGATGTATCGTGTAAATATCGTTTTCTCAATATTTAGCTTTAAACTTCTCAATTGTCGTTATCTAAAAGGAGTGCAAGAATTCTCAGGTGCGACATGTCTACAAACAACGTATCTTCACCGACGAATTCGTGTTAACTAGAGAGTCGTTTTGCAATGAAAACCAACTTGTTTTGTCAGACATCAATTTCAAGATAGCATTGCATTAACATAATGAACACTTTTATCGAATATGTTTTTCAACGACAACACTCGTTGTGTATGTAGACATAAACGATCACAGCACGAACGTATTTAGTTATGAGCTGAATTAATTGTAATGCTTTCAGTCACTGCTCAGATACATAGCGTCAATAATGAAGGATATAAATACTATTCAAATAAGCGTCGTTCGGTGAACTAATCGGAATAAATTGTATATGGTAACGATTTGTAATCTTTTTGCAATTCTTATTCCCCTCAATTgcttaaatagaaaaattcatttaataaattaataaaattagaattttgttCGTACAAGTTGTCGGTTGAATAATTTGTGTTTTCGAATTGgagataattttaaattagagCATTATTGATAATAAGCTGTAATGgaagtttatataatttttagatgATAATTGTAGAGCccaaatacatatgtatctaGAACAGAAGATCAGTATACTTATTAATTAAAGTAGCACATAGAGTAATAAATGGAAG is a window of Bombus pascuorum chromosome 14, iyBomPasc1.1, whole genome shotgun sequence DNA encoding:
- the LOC132914233 gene encoding jerky protein homolog-like, whose protein sequence is MSGKRKKVTVTIAKKLKALYRIDKGEPLRSIAIDLGVGISTVSDWKKNRKEIEDFCAKMVSRDSLGNRGTIKKAKNVTLDDALYMWYIQELENGIPMSGPILRRKALSLNKKLGGDPTFTASVGWLGRWKARHGIKLTLCSQSLLEDTVTNDNSDRLLSEDDIVSARLSTQNEDDIQDSFIDRCHQKEIDVNHLEATTMLEKLITYFEQQNDTLENDLMTLKHLHNRVSKKYLLTLKQKTTVL